The proteins below are encoded in one region of Asticcacaulis excentricus CB 48:
- a CDS encoding CsgG/HfaB family protein, producing the protein MHKYLSAIALAALVVPATGMAQTAKPSKVQQTQNSMMDSIPKCTKKLGTISIVNGDDERGWAQNNLAPPQKLLRVIVQKSGCFSLVDRGAGMNAAQRERDLAAGIGLQGGSNVGQNQIKAADFVLVAEVAAADSNTGGGGAAGIIGGMVGGRAGAVIGGFRTKKLEANTILSLTDVRTSESNSFEGSAAKNDLTWGVGGGVGFAGAVGGGYEDTEIGRIVTQAFIVTYTNMVQEMGGLDVGGKATAPQRSFVVLTPTSLRATPAATGKMIRALPKDMLLYPTGNKDGIWWEVMDDNDNVGWVQNDKLTAAK; encoded by the coding sequence ATGCATAAGTATCTCAGCGCCATCGCGTTGGCCGCTCTTGTTGTGCCGGCGACCGGCATGGCCCAGACAGCTAAACCGTCCAAGGTTCAGCAAACCCAGAACAGCATGATGGACTCGATCCCGAAGTGCACGAAGAAGCTGGGTACCATCTCGATCGTCAATGGTGACGACGAACGCGGCTGGGCGCAGAACAATCTGGCGCCACCGCAAAAGCTGCTACGCGTTATCGTCCAGAAGTCCGGCTGCTTTTCGCTAGTCGATCGTGGAGCAGGCATGAACGCGGCGCAACGTGAGCGTGATCTGGCGGCGGGAATTGGCCTACAAGGCGGTTCCAATGTCGGCCAGAATCAGATCAAGGCAGCGGACTTTGTCCTAGTGGCAGAGGTCGCAGCGGCGGATTCCAATACGGGTGGTGGTGGTGCCGCGGGCATCATTGGCGGCATGGTGGGGGGGCGCGCCGGTGCCGTCATTGGCGGTTTCCGTACAAAAAAGCTCGAAGCCAACACTATCCTGTCGCTGACGGACGTGCGCACGTCGGAATCCAATTCGTTTGAAGGCAGCGCGGCCAAGAACGACCTAACTTGGGGTGTCGGCGGTGGCGTGGGCTTTGCCGGTGCCGTGGGGGGCGGCTATGAAGATACCGAAATCGGTCGTATTGTCACTCAGGCCTTTATCGTCACCTACACCAATATGGTGCAGGAAATGGGCGGACTTGACGTTGGCGGTAAGGCCACCGCGCCGCAGCGCTCGTTTGTCGTCCTGACGCCGACCAGCCTTCGTGCTACCCCGGCCGCGACGGGCAAGATGATCCGCGCCCTGCCTAAGGACATGCTCCTCTATCCGACCGGCAACAAGGACGGCATATGGTGGGAGGTCATGGACGACAACGACAATGTCGGCTGGGTCCAGAACGACAAGCTTACCGCTGCGAAATAG
- the pal gene encoding peptidoglycan-associated lipoprotein Pal — protein MTKSVFKLALMACATLSVAACAGKKPEVVTPPPAVAEQPTPAPAYTPPPAADTKPLSPTGPVPGSQQDFVVNVGDRVFFELDQSSLREDAKALLDKQAAWLVRYPAVKVRIEGNADERGTREYNFALGARRAESVSQYLTSKGVVPSRISTISYGKENPIATGTDEEAWSQNRNAHTAITEGAQ, from the coding sequence ATGACCAAGTCTGTATTCAAACTCGCTTTGATGGCCTGCGCCACGCTTTCCGTGGCCGCCTGTGCCGGTAAGAAGCCGGAAGTCGTGACGCCCCCGCCGGCCGTTGCCGAGCAACCGACCCCGGCCCCTGCTTATACGCCGCCGCCGGCTGCCGACACCAAGCCGCTGTCGCCGACCGGTCCGGTCCCGGGCTCGCAGCAGGATTTCGTCGTCAATGTCGGCGACCGGGTGTTCTTCGAACTGGATCAGTCGTCGCTGCGTGAAGACGCTAAGGCCTTGCTCGATAAGCAAGCGGCGTGGCTGGTTCGCTACCCGGCCGTGAAGGTCCGTATTGAAGGAAATGCCGACGAGCGAGGCACCCGTGAGTACAACTTCGCCCTGGGCGCGCGTCGCGCCGAATCGGTCTCTCAATACCTGACCTCGAAGGGCGTTGTGCCGTCGCGTATCTCGACCATCTCCTACGGTAAGGAAAACCCGATTGCCACGGGTACTGACGAAGAAGCGTGGTCGCAAAACCGTAACGCACACACCGCCATAACCGAAGGCGCGCAATAG